From a region of the Trichoderma atroviride chromosome 6, complete sequence genome:
- a CDS encoding uncharacterized protein (EggNog:ENOG41) has translation MVNFRIDVVSDTVCPWCYVGRKQVQRAQQIWQQRYPSSTDTFSVKYAPYQLNPDSPRGPGNSRDKHEYYLQRFGPERTAMIHERLTGVGNAVGINFKYGGKLGNSRDSHRLVHLAKKFGDETELKVVDGLFAAYFENEKDITSYETLGEVAVGAGISEADFKKAIVESDEGGKEVDELAGSARYRGISGVPDYTIQGKFKLSGAQDAMEFVNVFERVKAQEHS, from the coding sequence ATGGTAAACTTCCGCATCGACGTCGTCTCAGACACAGTCTGCCCCTGGTGCTACGTCGGCCGCAAGCAAGTCCAGCGCGCCCAGCAAatctggcagcagcgctaCCCTTCATCCACCGACACCTTTTCCGTCAAATACGCGCCCTACCAGCTCAACCCGGATTCGCCCCGAGGCCCTGGCAACAGCCGCGACAAGCACGAGTACTATCTTCAGCGCTTCGGGCCAGAGCGCACCGCCATGATCCACGAGCGCCTGACCGGCGTGGGCAACGCCGTCGGCATCAACTTCAAGTACGGCGGCAAGCTGGGCAACTCGCGGGACTCGCACCGCCTGGTTCACCTGGCGAAGAAGTTTGGCGACGAGACGGAGCTCAAGGTCGTCGACGGGCTCTTTGCGGCGTATTTTGAGAATGAAAAGGACATTACCAGCTACGAGACTCTCGGGGAGGTTGCCGTAGGAGCTGGCATCTCTGAGGCTGACTTCAAGAAGGCCATTGTGGAGAGTGATGAGGGAGGCAAGGAGGttgatgagctggctggaaGTGCGAGGTACAGGGGCATCAGCGGCGTTCCGGATTACACGATCCAGGGCAAGTTTAAGCTGAGTGGCGCTCAGGATGCTATGGAGTTTGTCAACGTCTTTGAGAGGGTCAAGGCTCAGGAGCACTCATGA
- a CDS encoding uncharacterized protein (SECRETED:SignalP(1-22)), whose amino-acid sequence MVAKRIRTPLLPLLASPVNVSAALTLAADPSPIQILQPTSSRAAGRRDEAAPPRTGILAGGFRRREHSGGSTGTIVVGGRVEGRSRAVRISGDEA is encoded by the coding sequence ATGGTAGCAAAACGTATCAGGACACCCCTTCTTCCGCTGCTGGCAAGTCCGGTAAACGTTTCCGCCGCGCTTACACTTGCAGCAGACCCATCTCCCATTCAGATCCTGCAGCCGACAAGTTCCCGAGCTGCAGGCCGGCGAGATGAGGCAGCTCCCCCTCGCACAGGGATTCTCGCCGGTGGCTTCAGGAGACGGGAGCACAGTGGTGGCAGCACAGGGACTATAGTGGTTGGTGGCCGGGTTGAGGGCCGCTCCCGAGCAGTACGAATATCGGGGGACGAGGCTTGA
- a CDS encoding uncharacterized protein (EggNog:ENOG41), producing the protein MPVSIDSARPIMAPSNRASLRYSTYSMAAPSVAMSVQTNDSQHAEIREIATGLDRMENKALSSQRVILTEEKYERMSKLALGAKLERALDRRMSSQDAVMRPRRKTTSAVEKTISEKAQ; encoded by the exons ATGCCTGTCTCCATAGACTCTGCTCGCCCAATCATGGCTCCTTCG AACCGCGCTTCCCTCCGCTACAGCACCTACAGCATGGCTGCCCCGTCCGTGGCCATGTCTGTCCAGACCAACGACTCCCAACACGCCGAAATCCGCGAAATCGCCACCGGCCTTGATCGCATGGAGAACAAGGCCCTCTCGTCCCAGCGCGTCATCCTGACCGAGGAAAAGTACGAGCGCATGAGCAAGCTCGCCCTCGGCGCAAAGCTGGAGCGCGCCCTCGACCGTCGCATGAGCAGCCAGGACGCCGTCATGCGCCCCCGGAGAAAGACGACTTCGGCAGTCGAGAAGACCATCAGCGAGAAGGCCCAGTAA
- a CDS encoding uncharacterized protein (EggNog:ENOG41), with amino-acid sequence MSNLLPGLHMSRKIPGNAPIETVHFRFGTRHITAIGQAADNYHPNVRRLRIQPSLLDRVVKAILYLFPKFAQAYMRRWYPEWYLPPAIVLKSQKPDWEEEFDNELASYRSLQSLQGTVIPRHFGVVQFEGVRSHLMADVGGVCIPYTIETAEEAYTIVRKLIHESLSALASRGFVQDDVKLDNFHVVGSRVVVVDLERVERTRNPDELAKFVDSSVQLLMKQYRNYLENLRVRYP; translated from the exons ATGTCCAACTTGCTCCCTGGACTTCATATGAGCAGAAAAATACCGGGCAATGCACCGATAGAAACAGTC CATTTTCGATTCGGCACTCGTCACATCACAGCCATCGGCCAGGCCGCCGACAACTACCATCCAAATGTCCGCCGCCTAAGAATCCAACCATCATTGCTCGACCGAGTTGTCAAAGCCATTCTCTACCTGTTCCCCAAATTCGCGCAAGCCTACATGCGAAGATGGTACCCCGAATGGTATCTGCCTCCGGCCATCGTCCTCAAGTCCCAGAAACCAGACTGGGAAGAAGAGTTTGACAACGAGCTGGCATCGTACCGAAGCCTACAATCACTTCAAGGAACCGTCATTCCGCGCCACTTCGGGGTCGTCCAGTTCGAAGGGGTGCGAAGCCACCTCATGGCAGACGTTGGAGGCGTGTGCATCCCATACACGATTGAGACGGCCGAAGAAGCATACACCATTGTTCGCAAGCTGATACACGAGTCGCTCTCTGCGCTTGCCTCGAGGGGCTTTGTGCAAGACGATGTGAAGCTCGACAACTTCCACGTTGTGGGAAGCAGAGTTGTCGTGGTGGATTTGGAGCGTGTGGAGAGGACCAGAAACCCGGATGAGCTGGCCAAGTTTGTTGATTCCAGCGTGCAGCTTCTGATGAAGCAATACCGAAACTACCTGG
- a CDS encoding uncharacterized protein (EggNog:ENOG41): MCHGHPRYHECAHTSLVWYYCPSAKIDLETGYETPCRNATFAPAQSSSLSCPLKNCQFAYKGGSWICCKCNQGPNTQGWCSTPLADTPDDLGSLRIGSDQRTCDHGCCDDCRRFGPARSPSPERRVTESRKGRSRKYTYGTSSRNHGCDTPYAMMKGLSLDKTSESGSAAASSSSCSYDYRSKKLKSSKKSHKSKSRS, translated from the exons ATGTGCCACGGACATCCCCGCTACCACGAATGTGCTCACACTTCGCTTGTCTGGTACTATTGCCCCTCGGCAAAGATTGATCTGGAGACGGGCTACGAAACGCCTTGCCGAAACGCAACATTTGCGCCAGCCCAGTCAAGCTCTCTGTCTTGCCCTCTCAAGAACTGCCAGTTTGCATACAAGGGCGGAAGCTGGATATGCTGTAAATGCAACCAGGGACCAAACACCCAGGGCTGGTGTTCCACTCCCTTGGCTGATACACCAGATGATTTGGGCTCGCTGAGGATAGGAAGTGACCAGCGGACGTGTGACCACGGATGCTGTGACGATTGCAGGAGATTCG GGCCGGCCCGCAGCCCCTCTCCAGAAAGGAGAGTCACGGAGAGTCGCAAGGGGAGATCACGCAAGTACACGTATGGAACATCGTCCAGAAACCATGGGTGCGATACGCCGTATGCTATGATGAAAGGGCTGTCACTCGACAAAACCTCAGAGTCTGGAAGCGCGgcggcatcttcgtcgtcttgctCATATGACTATCGATCTAAGAAGTTGAAGTCATCCAAGAAGAGCCACAAGTCAAAGTCTCGAAGCTGA
- a CDS encoding uncharacterized protein (EggNog:ENOG41) codes for MQRYIYTSSCKHSREYLDSSSLSTPPKNLELLSLHKGLTFFTMTVKRTLDITVCLTSTQSMQKQSNNRLTPCYQTYKGNIINGEFVPTAETRRTIDPATEEPLFAAPLATRDDLDNAVQHARNAFKTWSKSPFAERSKLMLAYADAIEAHREELERLDTIESGKPLLVSKREFDNVLEWLRAFATMELKDDVFDQDDERIIYGTYNPVGVVAAIVPWNWPALLGLGKVGPALMTGNAVIMKPSPYTPYTDLKLGELAMSIYPPGVFQVLSGDDALGPWITEHPGIDVVTFTGSVRTGKLVAASCAKTLKKCILELGGNDALIVCQDVDIAKCLPKIATLSFINAGQICMLAKRLYVHEAIYDQFKEALVQFTKEHVKNGGGLEPGVMVGPVQNKMQ; via the coding sequence ATGcaaaggtatatatataccagCTCGTGTAAGCATTCCAGGGAATATCTCGACtcctcatctctctcaacaCCCCCAAAGAACCTCGAGCTGCTCTCCTTGCATAAGGGATTAACATTCTTCACAATGACAGTCAAACGAACACTTGACATCACGGTATGCTTGACATCAACACAGTCGATGCAAAAGCAATCCAACAACCGGCTAACTCCATGCTACCAGACTTACAAAGGCAACATCATCAACGGCGAGTTCGTCCCCACGGCAGAGACCCGACGCACAATAGATCCCGCCACCGAAGAGCCCCTATTCGCCGCCCCCCTCGCAACAAGAGACGATCTCGACAACGCCGTCCAGCACGCCCGCAATGCCTTCAAGACGTGGTCCAAATCACCCTTTGCCGAGCGCTCCAAGCTCATGCTCGCCTACGCAGACGCGATAGAGGCCCACCGCGAAGAGCTCGAGAGACTCGACACCATAGAGTCGGGCAAACCCCTCCTCGTCTCCAAGCGGGAGTTTGACAACGTGCTGGAATGGCTCCGCGCGTTTGCCACCATGGAGCTCAAGGACGACGTCTTTGACCAAGATGACGAGCGCATCATCTACGGCACGTACAACCCCGTgggcgtcgtcgccgccatcgtGCCCTGGAACTGGCCCGCCCTCCTCGGCCTGGGCAAGGTCGGGCCCGCGCTGATGACGGGGAACGCCGTCATCATGAAGCCCTCGCCCTACACGCCCTACACGGACCTCAAGCTGGGCGAGCTGGCCATGTCCATCTACCCCCCGGGCGTCTTCCAGGTCCTcagcggcgacgacgccCTCGGCCCCTGGATCACCGAGCACCCGGGCATCGACGTCGTCACCTTCACCGGCTCGGTCCGCACCGGCAAGCTCGTCGCCGCAAGCTGTGCCAAGACGCTGAAGAAGTGCATCCTCGAGCTGGGCGGCAACGACGCCCTCATTGTCTGCCAGGACGTGGACATTGCCAAGTGCCTGCCCAAGATTGCCACGCTGTCGTTTATCAACGCCGGGCAGATTTGCATGCTGGCCAAGCGCCTCTATGTGCACGAGGCCATATACGACCAGTTCAAGGAGGCCCTGGTGCAGTTTACCAAGGAGCATGTCAAGAACGGCGGCGGATTGGAGCCTGGCGTCATGGTAGGGCCGGTCCAGAATAAGATGCAGTGA
- a CDS encoding 60S ribosomal protein uL13, with the protein MSSFESVVVVDGKGHLLGRLASIVAKQLLNGQKVVVVRCEALNISGEFFRAKLKYHAYLRKMTRYNPTRGGPFHFRAPSRIFYKAVRGMIPHKTARGAAALERLKVFEGVPPPYDKKKKMVVPQALRVLRLQPGRKYCTVGRLSHEVGWKYQDVVARLEERRKAKGAAYYERKKVAARQLSDAKKNASVKEETAKALAAYGY; encoded by the exons ATGTCGTCGTTCGAGTCGGTT GTCGTCGTTGACGGCAAGGGCCATCTCCTTGGTCGTCTCGCCTCCATTGtcgccaagcagctcctCAACGGCCAGAAGGTTGTTGTCGTCCGCTGCGAGGCCCTCAACATCTCTGGAGAGTTCTTCCGCGCCAAGC TCAAGTACCACGCCTACCTGCGCAAGATGACCCGATACAACCCCACTCGCGGTG GTCCCTTCCACTTCCGCGCCCCCTCCAGAATCTTCTACAAGGCCGTCCGTGGTATGATTCCTCACAAGACCGCCCGCGGTGCCGCCGCTCTGGAGCGCCTCAAGGTCTTCGAGGGTGTCCCTCCCCCCTAcgataagaagaagaagatggtcgTTCCCCAGGCCCTCCGTGTCCTGAGACTGCAGCCCGGTCGCAAGTACTGTACCGTTGGCCGTCTCAGCCACGAGGTCGGCTGGAAGTACCAGGACGTCGTTGCCCG TCTGGAGGAGAGACGGAAGGCCAAGGGCGCTGCCTACTACGAGCGCAAGAAGGTTGCTGCACGACAACTGTCCGACGCGAAGAAGAACGCCTCGGTCAAGGAGGAGACCGCGAAGGCCCTTGCGGCTTATGGCTACTAA
- a CDS encoding uncharacterized protein (EggNog:ENOG41~TransMembrane:1 (i55-74o)), with protein MLRPTALRPVLRSSPRCQQCLRRNLFSGKGSTRASQDFDLNKLNSQRRDYERHRTIFLASGATAGLISFIYTAWKLKEALAEQSEKQKQKIAVKCDAPAIPTETFKTEAGEKRKIVVHDEEGRVIVPTGNSVVPAFPRTINVKLPTSKESNSVAASISDKEGDEFTLVGLGVRTVTFLSIQVYMTGFYVATQDIAKLQRYLVKKINPSATTLIPAEKDALRKALRDVAEGEETWDTLLREAGCRSIFRIIPVKDTDFPHLRDGFVRAIAARSQRNAAYNDDAFGVAMRDFKALFNRGSVQKKQELLLCRDEKGLLSVLYSPDIGNEPKREVMGTFGEERLSRLLWLNYLAGSKVASEPARESIIEGVMEFVERPIGTVATQVV; from the coding sequence ATGCTCCGTCCAACAGCCCTCCGGCCGGTGCTGCGGTCCTCGCCGCGGTGCCAGCAATGCCTCCGCCGCAACCTCTTCTCCGGCAAAGGCTCGACCCGCGCATCGCAAGACTTTGATCTCAACAAGCTCAATTCCCAGCGCCGGGACTACGAGCGCCACCGCACGATATTCCTCGCTTCCGGAGCCACGGCTGGCctcatctccttcatctACACGGCGTGGAAGCTGAAGGAGGCACTGGCAGAGCAGagcgagaagcagaagcagaaaattGCAGTCAAATGCGACGCTCCGGCAATCCCCACCGAGACGTTCAAGACCGAAGCTGGGGAGAAGCGGAAAATAGTCGTGCACGATGAGGAAGGGAGGGTCATTGTCCCCACGGGGAACAGCGTGGTGCCCGCATTCCCGCGAACAATCAACGTCAAGCTGCCAACTTCGAAAGAGAGCAACTCCGTTGCGGCGAGCATATCGGACAAGGAGGGCGACGAATTTACACTTGTCGGGCTGGGCGTGCGTACTGTGACCTTTCTCAGCATCCAGGTCTACATGACGGGATTCTACGTTGCGACACAGGACATTGCGAAGCTGCAGCGGTATCTGGTCAAGAAGATCAACCCCAGCGCCACGACGCTGATACCCGCCGAGAAGGATGCCCTGCGCAAGGCTCTCCGGGATGTGGCAGAAGGCGAGGAGACGTGGGATACGCTGTTGCGAGAGGCCGGCTGCCGCAGCATCTTCCGCATCATCCCCGTCAAGGACACCGACTTCCCGCACCTGCGCGACGGCTTCGTGCGGGCCATTGCCGCGCGGTCGCAGCGCAACGCGGCGTACAACGACGACGCTTTTGGCGTTGCCATGCGGGACTTTAAGGCGCTCTTCAACCGAGGCTCcgtgcagaagaagcaggagctgctgctgtgccgcGACGAAAAGGGTCTGTTGTCGGTACTCTACAGCCCTGACATTGGAAATGAGCCCAAAAGAGAGGTCATGGGCACgtttggagaggagaggctgTCGCGATTGCTGTGGCTGAATTATCTCGCCGGTAGCAAGGTCGCTTCAGAGCCGGCACGGGAGAGCATCATTGAGGGCGTCATGGAGTTTGTAGAGAGGCCGATTGGAACGGTGGCAACGCAAGTTGTATAG
- a CDS encoding uncharacterized protein (EggNog:ENOG41) produces MSQPLEFPSSFVTPWKDLLLAHQNERSRDSPNYHNDEAIDSLLTTSTPNLLYVGTGHSIFTRAILPAVASAKHSIHFVTCYWAASPSLDGIRQTLLQLAEARSRSGESLPPLNVSIGFSSWGLFQKLFHTSAPEGCVYPPSRWAKLGLPDEETLRKGGIEMTVKSLFFTPLSVMHPKYVIVDETKAWIPSCNVSWERWFEGCVELEGEFVDRLLDFHARVWGARVDRDNIELPGRDRMAIREAQNQGVEEEDLLHETSSSSPLTEGDDDRSATQCIHFTAVAPTPTIFLPSPHHRNPRFKFFFPFFSQSDPPMTPLNAALLTLFANAHHEIHLVTPNLTSWPVIEALLEAISRGVNVQVRTGRNMMLIEQLVTAGTTTSWCLRRFVKKYQALCKRHTRNRDPEAQLVSPGQLEIFYYKQLGERAKLEDEPVFSHFKMTMVDGEYLMLGSGNMDRASWWTSQEIGVLFYMPGLGERRVWENVLEKRADLVFRSKNR; encoded by the coding sequence aTGTCGCAGCCTTTGGAATTTCCATCCTCTTTCGTGACGCCGTGGAAGGACCTACTCCTCGCTCACCAAAACGAGCGCTCTCGCGATTCTCCCAACTATCACAatgacgaggccatcgacTCTCTCCTAACCACCAGCACGCCAAATTTACTGTATGTTGGAACTGGCCATTCCATATTTACACGCGCAATTCTGCCCGCAGTTGCATCCGCCAAGCACTCAATCCATTTCGTCACCTGCTACTGGGcggcctctccttctctcgaTGGCATCCGCCAGACTCTCCTCCAGCTGGCCGAGGCGCGCTCAAGATCGGGAGAGTCTCTGCCCCCTCTCAATGTGAGCATCGGATTCTCGTCTTGGGGACTATTCCAGAAGCTGTTCCATACCTCGGCGCCTGAAGGGTGCGTGTATCCTCCTTCGCGATGGGCGAAGCTGGGCTTGCCGGATGAGGAGACGCTGAGAAAAGGGGGCATCGAGATGACGGTCAAGAGCCTGTTTTTCACGCCGCTGAGCGTCATGCACCCGAAGTATGTCATTGTCGATGAGACAAAAGCGTGGATTCCGAGCTGCAATGTGAGCTGGGAGCGGTGGTTTGAGGGCTGCGTGGAGCTTGAGGGCGAGTTTGTTGATCGGCTGCTGGATTTCCATGCTCGGGTTTGGGGCGCTAGAGTTGATAGAGACAACATCGAGCTCCCTGGAAGAGATAGGATGGCGATAAGAGAAGCACAAAATCAaggcgtggaagaagaagatctgCTACATGAAACCTCGAGCTCATCACCGCTTACcgagggcgacgatgacCGCTCAGCAACGCAATGCATTCATTTCACTGCTGTTGCCCCAACTCCGACCATCTTTCTACCATCACCGCACCATCGAAATCCTCGGTTCAagttcttcttccccttcttctctcagtCTGATCCGCCAATGACTCCTCTCAACGCCGCGCTGCTCACTCTTTTCGCCAATGCACATCACGAAATCCACCTGGTCACGCCAAATCTCACTTCATGGCCGGTTATAGAAGCCTTATTAGAAGCAATATCCCGTGGAGTCAACGTCCAAGTGCGTACAGGCCGCAATATGATGTTGATTGAGCAACTCGTCACCGCTGGAACAACTACATCATGGTGCCTTCGTCGCTTCGTTAAAAAGTACCAGGCGCTGTGTAAGCGCCACACTCGAAATCGTGATCCAGAGGCCCAGCTGGTGTCTCCTGGACAGCTAGagatattttattataaacaGCTTGGCGAGAGAGCGAAGCTTGAAGATGAGCCCGTCTTTAGCCATTTCAAGATGACAATGGTGGACGGAGAGTATCTCATGCTGGGTTCAGGAAACATGGATAGAGCCAGTTGGTGGACGAGTCAAGAGATTGGCGTGCTGTTTTACATGCCGGGAttgggggagaggagagtgTGGGAGAATGTactggagaagagggcagaCTTGGTGTTTCGAAGCAAGAATAGATAG
- a CDS encoding uncharacterized protein (EggNog:ENOG41), whose protein sequence is MCQLLTYDLICCHSSQKWDYCAESQANGRIPCKSQTHRVVSYPTPPEFEPAPLCHRPECHFNRLDGVWNCCWCGKTHNTTGRCSGMMIYQELTTCDHICCPFCERGTTRGCWGEQMKSRMENRLGGFLVLFYGLREI, encoded by the coding sequence ATGTGTCAACTCCTGACATACGACCTCATCTGCTGCCACTCCTCCCAGAAATGGGACTATTGCGCCGAATCCCAGGCCAACGGCCGCATCCCATGCAAGTCCCAAACCCACCGCGTCGTCTCCTACCCGACGCCGCCAGAGTTCGAGCCCGCGCCCCTCTGCCATCGCCCAGAGTGCCACTTCAACCGCCTCGACGGCGTCTggaactgctgctggtgcggCAAGACGCACAACACGACGGGCCGGTGCAGCGGCATGATGATTTACCAGGAACTCACCACTTGCGACCACATCTGCTGCCCCTTTTGCGAGCGGGGGACCACCAGGGGCTGTTGGGGGGAGCAGATGAagtcgaggatggagaaTAGATTGGGGGGATTTCTGGTACTATTTTACGGCTTGAGGGAGATTTGA
- a CDS encoding uncharacterized protein (EggNog:ENOG41), translating to MSRFGWSLNREQSFGAMPGGVPDITNEDFSYIPAQDLDDPRVEYIDTRHFPRPPSRGPSDLEDDILVIKHKGITYPAHFPAYSIGDGKLYVKDVRDRVGLMMELSSRTTRRIKLLYKGKQLKESSLPIRQYGVKNKSELMAVIPDGDDENSDRSDEDVITVNEPSRHDSKSSKSKKKKKGSKRKSDKNDPGSPTSPLDSGSNGDAANGAVINAASKKLDEIEDEFRSKWLPLCLDYIDAPPQRRQEAGGRAQENIRNCLAASHFETGWRRD from the coding sequence ATGTCGCGGTTCGGCTGGTCGCTCAACCGCGAGCAGAGCTTCGGCGCCATGCCCGGCGGCGTGCCCGACATCACAAACGAAGACTTCAGCTACATCCCCGCCCAGGACCTGGACGATCCCAGGGTTGAGTACATCGACACTCGCCACTTTCCTCGGCCGCCATCCAGGGGACCTTCGGACCTTGAAGACGACATCCTGGTCATCAAACACAAGGGCATAACGTATCCGGCGCACTTCCCGGCCTACTCGATCGGCGATGGCAAGCTGTACGTCAAGGATGTGCGAGATCGCGTCGGCCTCATGATGGAACTGTCATCACGCACCACCCGTCGCATCAAGCTCCTCTACAAGGGCAAGCAGCTGAAGGAGTCGTCGCTGCCGATTCGCCAATACGGAGTCAAAAACAAGAGCGAGCTCATGGCCGTCATACCCGACGGGGACGACGAGAACAGCGATCGGTCGGATGAAGACGTCATCACTGTCAATGAGCCGTCTCGACACGACTCCAAGTCTTCAaaatccaagaagaagaagaagggaagcaAGAGGAAATCGGACAAGAATGACCCCGGATCCCCGACCAGCCCTCTCGACAGCGGATCAAACGGCGACGCCGCAAATGGCGCCGTCATCAATGCTGCTTCGAAAAAGTtggatgagattgaagacGAGTTCCGGTCCAAGTGGCTGCCTCTCTGCTTGGACTACATCGACGCGCCCCCCCAAAGACGCCAAGAAGCGGGAGGACGAGCACAGGAAAATATCCGAAACTGTCTTGCAGCAAGTCATTTTGAAACTGGATGGCGTAGAGACTGA
- a CDS encoding uncharacterized protein (EggNog:ENOG41) — MKCSIIAVHGLGGNWLKTWEANDGAIWLRDRLPQLLAERNIQARILSFGYNANFIFLKAVNDIEIVAGELLSRIDNVRTTDEQKKTPIIFVAHSLGGLVVKAALNKAWTENFHYQNIVDKAAGCVFLSVPHQGADLAKNAATIVTALSGHGNNKLVKAIMRSSEEWRKVGQEFVFRTANISIATVFETQKTNGMMVVDQESARLDLYGERTEGLPRSDHGNICKFGDSPDESDRFRGLGYLVTEMVESALERGQ, encoded by the exons ATGAAATGCAGTATCATCGCCGTTCATGGACTGGGTGGCAACTGGCTGAAGACGTGGGAGGCCAACGATGGGGCCATCTGGCTTCGAGATCGCTTGCCTCAGCTCCTCGCGGAGAGGAACATTCAAGCAAGGATTCTGTCTTTCGGATATAATGCCAACTTCATCTTTTTAAAAGCCGTAAACGACATCGAAATAGTTGCGGGGGAGCTCTTAAGCCGAATTGACAATGTTAGAACCACGgacgagcagaagaagactccCATCATTTTCGTTGCACACAGCCTAGGCGGCTTAGTGGTGAAAGCA GCACTCAACAAAGCCTGGACGGAAAACTTTCACTACCAAAATATTGTTGACAAGGCTGCCGGCTGTGTCTTCCTGAGCGTTCCACATCAAGGGGCAGATTTGGCTAAAAATGCTGCCACCATTGTGACAGCGCTGAGTGGTCACGGTAACAACAAGCTTGTCAAGGCAATTATGAGGAGCTCCGAAGAGTGGAGGAAAGTTGGCCAGGAATTCGTATTTAGGACGGCGAATATATCCATTGCTACTGTTTTCGAGACTCAAAAGACGAATGGCATGATG GTTGTCGATCAAGAATCAGCCAGGCTGGACCTCTATGGGGAGAGAACCGAAGGCTTGCCGAGATCAGATCATGGCAACATCTGCAAGTTCGGCGATAGCCCAGATGAAAGCGATCGATTCCGTGGACTTGGTTATCTCGTGACGGAGATGGTCGAATCTGCCTTGGAGAGAGGTCAGTGA